In Hippoglossus hippoglossus isolate fHipHip1 chromosome 11, fHipHip1.pri, whole genome shotgun sequence, the sequence AAATCCATCAAGATAACTAttgttaaaacattaaaatctaaCAAGATAtaggcatttaaaaaaaacattttgcaatGCATGATGAATAGTTTCACTTCAGATCTGAATTGTTGACCGTAGGAAGACTTCTGGGTATTAATATGAACAGAGACATTGGGGGAGTTTGGGTATGAGAACACAAACTCCTTTTCACCtgttcattattatattatttaactTATATCATTTGATAATACATATTCTTTGGCGTCATAATTCTCAAAAGATTAACTACATCACTGCTGCATCAGCGAAGTGTTTCAAcagaaaaccacagagaaagaacaggatGTGCAGTACAGTGCTGATGGAAATGAGAAACCAGGTCCAACAAGACAACTGACTCAGTCCTCAGTGGAGGTGTCACATGATACCACTTCTGTAAGAGGAAGTCATATAGAGCGTTGCAAGCATTTACTTTATCAATGTTCAAAGATGTATTCACAGGTGGAGAACATGCAATCGAGCTACTACATGTTTTACCAAatagagaaaagaggagacacagatggaaaattgaacagaaacatttatttagtgaAAACTGTTCACTTCTTTGCTGCCACCTTCTGGAGCTTCTTCACCTCATGCTTGATGATCTTGttcctctgcagaaaacaagaacaactctCAGTAACTGCTGCaggattaacacacacacgaatgGCCACGTGCCACTGGTTGTGAAGGGAAATGAAATCACTTCATTTATCTGTCACAAAGTGACAGTGGCATCAAGCTGTTACAAATGCTGGCCCAGTGGCACAATTACAGTAAAACTAAGTGAgccatcatttattttacttgtttggTCTGAAAAGGCTGATCACATTCAACACAGCTTTAAAAGTACAACACAGCCTTTCACACAGGGTAAGTTCATTAATAGTGAGGGTTTACTATAGAGAGCTGTCCTCAATAAACCAACCATGTTCACCCATTTAATAAAGTGGATATGAACTACAATATGTCTACGCTGCATTTTTATATTCAACTTTAAGGGTGTAACTATTGAGAACAGTGTTGTTTTAAACCAATTAATTTGTCCATGTGGGATATTTTGATTTTTGCATTAGCTACAGATGATAAAGCTCATCTTTCGTACCAAACCAACAGAACTTGGGTTCGGTTACTTGGCTGATTTGCTTAACAGGTGATGTGTTTCTGTAGCACTTACCATCCTCTTGGCCTTCATCACCTTGTAGCGGTCAAAGTCAGACATCTTGGCCCTCTGCAAAGAAAACCAGGGAAATAAAGTCAGTGATATACATTTAAGTTCTGGATACATTTCATTACAAAACATGATAACCAGGATATATGATGATTATTAAAGACAGTAAAAAGTGTCGACCACCGATAAGTTTCAATGACCAATATGTGTTAACCCAGTCTAGTTGAATTTTACTGTAATCAACTGTAATAACTTAAATTCCATCACCAAAAAAGGCCAGAAGCCACCAGGGCTAATCACCCAGAGCCCCAGGAATAGATAATGATTGATCAAtctcaaatgtatttatgaTAATGTAGCCAACAAAAACTTTGGGAAACACAGCATATTTCCATCAGAGCAAGGAATTAGTGATTCCAAAGAGAGGAAACATAACAGAACTTGAAAAAATCCAAACAGTGTTGCCATTGACACTAAATGACGCTGGCGACACATTAAGTATTGGTTCACAGATAGCTTGTTGTGTAAAGGTGATACGTTTCCATCtagcaaataaaaaacagttgcAGCAGATTTTGAGGTTCACTTGATCAAGTGAGAAACATCACCCAGCAGCTCAGATGACTGGCTCAGGTGAGATGAGGACCCACAGCTTCACCTAGCCATTCTAAGCTTAACCAACATGGCTACTCTGGTTTAGTCAATGATATAGTAACATTTCCAGAAGACAGAGCTCAAATTCAACGTGTTTATGatccactcccccccccaaacaaataCAACCTCCCATGTTTATCTACAATCTGAAAAGTGAACAGTTAATCTACAGtcacaaaaacagaataaacCCATATATGGACTTTAATTATTAATCCTGAAGCCAGATTAAAGAAATCTCCAATATCAGCTGCATGGTGTCTTTGATCACTACTATATGAGAGCCAATCATTTCCACAGGAGAACAATGACACTGTtcctgctcctctaataacacTAAGATCTAAACATTTATAATATCCAACTCGGTGTTAACAATGACCAGATGATGAACACGGCTTTACCTTCTGTCTAGCCTCGATCTTCTTGGCCCAGTTGCTTTGTTCCCACTTCTCGTTGACTTGGGCCTTTTCCCAGGCTCTCCTCACAAACTTCTGACGGGCACTGTGAAACATAACATACAGTAAGATCTTGTAGTAAAAGCATGTGTTGACACTGTAAAACATATAGATGTTTCCATTGGGTCAATTTAAAAAGCTGGCTCTGGGTAACGTCATGGGATCACTGGCGAactacatttattaaaacaaggATGTATTATATCCAAGTTGGTCACATTTGTACAAAATACAAAGTCCAATCTTCAATTTACTTCAGATTACAATGCTGAAGCTGTGACTCCAGATGGTACTCTTATGTACCCTGGAATTTCAGTAGTTATTTAAActttatacatatttacagaCTTTACAGTCCAGTGCTTGTAGCTTGTAGACCTGAGGACACATTCTTTGAGAGATTCTTAGTTTTTTCCATCTCATCCTATCATCTATTATAAAACAACTACATGTTAAAGGATAGGACAGACATTTGAAAAGCTGATCCAAGTACATGCATCTTAGGTGtgttcattttctgtgtgtggtcACTGCCTCCCACTCACCTGTGAGGTACTTTGATGACGTAGTCTGTGAGCTGCATGCACTTGAAGGGCATAGATTGCCTCTTCACCTCCTGTGCAGGGACCATCAACCAGAGCCTGGATAACACGGggcacaaaaaaacacaacacaatcattATCAAGTCCGAAAAGAAAAAGCTGCCAATGATCAATAACTGTACTTCAGGGGGCTCACCCTATTTTGATCGATGACTCAACGATGGCCACCAGCTTGCCAGCATGGGGTCCGAAAGAGAGGTAGGCGACGCGGCCGATCTCAACGAAGCGCTTGAACACCTGAGAAAAGACAACGCACACGAGAAATGATCAGAAACGGCTGGCGGGCGGACGCGAAACCTGCATGTCAGCCAGCACGGAGGCTGGGGAGCTAGCGGTCGGTAGCACTGAACTAGCTAGCAATCAACTAGCATATGTCCCTGCTAACAACTACACGAAACGGGCTACGTAGAACGATCATGTTATAAGATACATTAGATGTTACACAGTCGTACACGCATGATTTGAGCCAGTGTTGTGGAGACAAACCGAGAGAGACGGGTTGTTTCACCGAGCTGTTCTCGGCCCTCTCAGCCCGACCGACCACGTTGCAGTACGGCAAGAGCCGACATCTTAACTAACGCTCATTTAAAGGCTAAACCGTGTTTTACCATTACAAACACTCGACCAATATGTGAATGGGTGTGTTAACAACACATGCGACTCATATTGCTCCAGTGAAACCACATATAGGAGAAGAAATGCATCTTGTAAATGCCAAAACCCTCATGGCGAACTCACCATGATGGCAGTCCGGGATCAGAAAGGACGTCAGCGCTTCCGCCTGCCGCACATACAGCTTCCGCTGATCCGGCAACGCATGCGCAGTCTGACTGGTTTGAGCGTCAGAGTAAACCAGTGTTAAAATAGTCTAATATTATAAAGCTGTTTACAAAGTTTAATAAGAAGCgatagttataataataataataataataataatagaagaATACATCCTGTGAatgtaaattacattacatCCCATTAAGTATTTTTGCACTCTCAATCCATTTTTGCACTATTCCGGTTTGCACTAGTCTATCCTATCCAACGTGTCCCTTATGACTGCATACTCTGttgtactgtgtactatgttttgagtGCTTAATATGTTCCGCACTTATATGCTCTGtctatttatatatgtgtacactggggatcagagagaaacggCATTTCAATCCCgtctatgtcctgtacatatggcagaattcacaataaagttgactttgactttgactaATACTGTGACTTGATCCCAAACATGAATAACTTAAATCTGTGCTGGTAAACACAGCAATGAAAGCCATGGTTTTGCATggcataataatataatcactATCTATAATACTTCAAATTTaaaagtattatatatatttttaaatgtgtattcatCGTTCATGTGAGTGACATCAACACCAACTCGTCACTAAATAGTGTATGTAAATACAACTTGAAGGcaggggagtgtgtgtatgCTTAATCAAACGTTAAATACAGCTATTGTATCATCACTAGgattaattaatgttttaagGATATGATAGTTGTATGCTAAGATTTATTTATCTGCACTTCTGCACCTGAGCCCTTTCCATAAAGGCACATATTGTAAAATGTTACTGTATTTGAAGTTTATTACATATCTAGGCAAcatattcagtttatttataCTGTAAGACACGGAAACAGCAACTTATTAAATTCAAGGAGCTGTAACCATCACAATTTTTGGCATTTTTACCTCAAAGATTATATTAGCAAGTTTTCTGCACATTGACTGAATGACGGAttcaccactagagggcagcacaacCATGTTACGTTCAAACCTGCCATGGCTCCCTATCAAAGTTGCTATTATCAAGAACTGCCAAACTTCATATTTCGTCCATAATCTATTATCTAGAGGGTCGCAAGGGGCTGGAGCCATTCCCAGCTGAGATGGGGTGAGAGGTGGGGACAAGTTGGACAGGTCGTCTGCAAGTCAATGGACAGATGtagagacaaaaaaatatatttcagacaGTTCCagcaaaattaattaatttctctcATCCCACTCTGATTTGATTGGGCTTTGCAAATAGTGTATATGGTAAGTAGTTAAACACTATCCTGGCTCTTTTGTTGTGGTCCCTCTCTTTGACTTCATTGGAGTTCTTCCACCACCTTCACCTCTCTCACTccaaacaaagacaggaaacacactgtgGTCCACAGAATAGGTTACATCTCTTTAAGAAAAGTCAAGAATGAGAGTTAGATCAGAAGAGCAATTAGTTCACATTCATCTGAAATTTGGGATTCACTTCGGGGGAAATACACTTAATGAAAAACCACGCAAACAAAATAACATAGAAATCAGTTTATACAGATGTGTTTGGCTGGTCAGTGGAACTCAGTCATGAAAAAACCTGATTAATATTGCTGTCTAATGTCTAATATCCATCACTTCATTAAAGCTAATTCAAACAAATCTTTCATTGCGTAGGCCACTCTGTACTTGTGTTGTGATTTTTGCGTTGCCATGGAGGTCGTTAGTTAATCGGAAGTCTTGAGAACCAAACAAAATGCCATTCTTCAGGAAGGCTGAGTGAcggaaaatgtgatttattttcagcagcTACGTCACAGATGCTTTGTCTGGCTCTTCCTGTGGCCCTCTCCCcaataacatgtttgttttcaggtctATATTTGTGTAACCAACTGCTACCGGTGGGGGAAATCCTGTCTGACCTCCCTGATGAAAACACTGGCACCTAGTGACGTCCAGGAGACGGAATGTTAAGTTTTCTTTAAACTGTATGTAATTCATGCCTCTAATCTTTGTTTGAACAGGCAATCCTCAGTATCTGACCGAAATACAAGGAAGCCTGGAAGCAGAGGTCATGGCAGGATTTGCAAACATCCTTTACtatgacatcacacacacacatagtatgCACATTAATGATGTCTGCTGCATCACACTCGCGTGCgcacacgtacaaacacacacagatggttgCAGTTAGGCTGTAATATTTTTGCTGAAGTTGCCTTTGGTGTTTCATGTCTGGAAAATCTGAGTCATGCTCATTTGACAAATCATCTCTGATCTAATGTAGATCATGGCTTTGTTTAATCACCCTATAATGCATTAGACCATGTTTGTAAGTGAAACAGATGCTCAGATAAATAACACACGTCGTCATCATGGAACTCACTCACACAGGGTGCAAACACAGTGGGATTAATTGTCCAGTGCCCACTAATTCTATAACAATCTTAACAAACTTGTGCATTTCCTTAAGTTAGGTCATTCTCAAAGTTTCACGCTTGTGGAGGGAATTTAGACCAGAGGAG encodes:
- the rpl14 gene encoding 60S ribosomal protein L14; the encoded protein is MVFKRFVEIGRVAYLSFGPHAGKLVAIVESSIKIGLWLMVPAQEVKRQSMPFKCMQLTDYVIKVPHSARQKFVRRAWEKAQVNEKWEQSNWAKKIEARQKRAKMSDFDRYKVMKAKRMRNKIIKHEVKKLQKVAAKK